The following coding sequences are from one Leptolyngbya sp. NIES-3755 window:
- a CDS encoding hypothetical protein (similar to AA sequence:cyanobase_aa:cce_3124): MSLQVQVETVLNLLQQEPELRSQINIHAIQHSLKKAVSPTFEIIFAGAFSAGKSMLINALLERELLYSAEGHATGTECKIAYAELGQERVVLTFLSATEIQEQVNLLGQKMGLTKTIELDQSEAIALLQEKCREIVQTEGGESKSEKAKQASALNYLLEGFLTNRDRIHSTENQTFSMEQFHFETLQEAASYARRGANSAILKRVEYYCHHDLLKDGNILVDTPGIDAPVKRDAELTYRKIEHPDTSAVVCVLKTASAGDMTSEETELLEKTRLNPGVRDRVFYVFNHVDETWYNAQLKQRLDTLIEEQFDQGRVYRTSALLGFYSSQIRSTGIRDRFGLDTIFASEETPQFVSEFNRYCASSGKLSAETFRIDVRSYESPNENYLRILNEQGETLIHQLIQDSGIEHFRTAITRYLTEEKRPQLLATLAEDLRPLCIALQRHYREAWDDLARQPRDRAAIKEQELRQLSRDLKQAGDAYRQDIEQIVNDTVATNLNPSLESDFTRLKAKMVSRLDELLNTFSVGEVHRRAQSSHRRNSVVPLSGILAEAFYYLANGLEDVLVECSREIVTHFFSRLIDQVRRQDYYRNLQRLLGNDGGIERSLIQLQQQATLALENEARIECDRYVRERPEYYTEGTASIWQLRQTLQQACRGYDYQSMIEAEPAIRQLLKLDFEQKVKATITRTFRQTINQTLNSHLLPAATEQAEQILQQYDAARTHLARVLDKEAEEKLRQNQCKQAVLEEKIAAYNQAVSEINAGLEAMLLEQHKLPIVTEFVPMAESMNGKSAIAVN; the protein is encoded by the coding sequence ATGAGTCTTCAAGTTCAAGTCGAGACGGTGTTGAATCTCTTGCAGCAAGAACCCGAATTGCGATCGCAAATCAATATTCATGCGATTCAGCATTCGCTCAAGAAAGCCGTTTCCCCCACCTTTGAAATTATTTTTGCTGGGGCGTTCAGTGCAGGAAAATCGATGCTGATTAATGCGCTGCTTGAACGGGAGTTGCTCTACAGCGCGGAAGGTCACGCAACCGGAACAGAATGCAAAATTGCGTATGCTGAATTGGGGCAGGAACGAGTCGTTTTAACATTCCTCAGTGCAACGGAAATTCAGGAACAGGTGAATTTGCTCGGTCAGAAAATGGGACTGACGAAAACGATCGAGCTAGATCAATCCGAAGCGATCGCACTTCTTCAGGAAAAATGCCGCGAAATCGTTCAAACCGAAGGCGGAGAAAGTAAATCCGAGAAAGCGAAACAAGCGAGTGCATTGAACTATTTATTGGAAGGATTTTTAACGAATCGCGATCGCATTCATTCAACCGAGAACCAAACCTTCTCAATGGAACAATTCCACTTTGAAACGCTGCAAGAAGCCGCGAGTTATGCCCGAAGAGGAGCAAACAGCGCAATTCTGAAACGAGTGGAATACTATTGCCATCATGATTTATTGAAAGATGGAAACATTCTGGTCGATACGCCTGGAATTGATGCCCCAGTCAAACGAGATGCCGAACTCACTTATCGCAAAATCGAGCATCCGGATACTTCGGCGGTCGTTTGCGTTCTCAAGACTGCTTCAGCCGGAGATATGACCAGTGAAGAAACCGAGCTTTTAGAGAAAACGCGCCTGAATCCGGGAGTGCGCGATCGCGTTTTCTATGTCTTCAATCACGTCGATGAAACTTGGTATAACGCTCAACTCAAACAACGGCTTGACACGCTGATCGAAGAACAATTTGATCAAGGACGAGTGTATCGAACCAGTGCGCTTTTGGGATTTTATAGCAGTCAGATTCGATCGACGGGAATTCGCGATCGCTTCGGTCTTGACACGATCTTTGCTTCAGAAGAGACTCCTCAATTTGTCAGTGAATTCAATCGCTATTGTGCAAGTTCTGGCAAACTTTCTGCTGAGACTTTCCGCATTGATGTCCGCAGCTATGAATCTCCCAATGAAAACTATCTCCGCATCCTGAATGAACAAGGTGAAACGCTGATTCATCAACTGATCCAAGACAGCGGAATCGAGCATTTCCGCACTGCAATCACGCGCTATCTCACCGAAGAAAAACGTCCACAATTGCTGGCAACACTCGCAGAGGATCTAAGACCGCTATGTATTGCACTGCAAAGACACTATCGAGAAGCCTGGGATGATTTAGCGCGTCAACCTCGCGATCGTGCTGCGATCAAAGAACAAGAACTGCGCCAACTCAGTCGCGATCTCAAACAAGCTGGAGATGCCTACCGTCAAGACATTGAGCAAATCGTAAACGATACTGTTGCAACGAATCTCAATCCATCGCTCGAAAGCGACTTCACCCGATTAAAAGCCAAGATGGTCAGCCGCTTAGATGAGTTGCTCAACACCTTTTCTGTTGGAGAAGTTCATCGCCGCGCCCAAAGCAGCCATCGCCGCAATTCCGTTGTGCCGCTGTCTGGAATTTTGGCAGAAGCTTTCTACTATCTAGCAAATGGACTAGAAGACGTATTAGTTGAATGTTCACGCGAGATTGTGACGCATTTCTTTTCACGTTTAATTGATCAGGTTCGTCGTCAGGACTATTACCGCAACCTTCAGCGCTTACTCGGAAATGATGGCGGCATTGAGCGATCGCTGATTCAACTCCAACAGCAAGCAACTCTGGCACTAGAAAACGAAGCGCGAATTGAATGCGATCGCTATGTGCGCGAACGTCCTGAGTATTACACCGAAGGAACAGCTTCGATCTGGCAACTCCGCCAAACCTTACAGCAAGCTTGTCGCGGTTACGATTACCAATCGATGATCGAAGCAGAACCTGCGATCCGGCAACTTCTCAAATTGGATTTTGAGCAAAAAGTTAAAGCCACGATTACACGAACCTTCCGCCAAACCATCAATCAAACGCTGAATTCTCATCTTTTACCTGCTGCGACTGAACAAGCAGAACAGATTTTGCAACAGTACGACGCGGCTCGAACTCATCTTGCACGAGTGCTGGACAAAGAAGCTGAGGAAAAACTGCGGCAAAATCAATGCAAACAAGCAGTGTTAGAGGAAAAGATTGCAGCGTATAACCAAGCTGTTTCTGAGATCAATGCTGGTTTGGAAGCGATGTTACTTGAGCAGCACAAATTACCGATCGTCACTGAGTTCGTTCCGATGGCTGAATCAATGAATGGGAAAAGTGCGATCGCTGTGAATTGA
- a CDS encoding hypothetical protein (protein of unknown function DUF901;~similar to AA sequence:cyanobase_aa:LBDG_41980), with protein sequence MPRSAPQALLLVDGYNIVGAWHELKAIRDRDGLEESRRKLVEALIGYSSYQNFETHVVFDAQYRDCPTNREEITKHLFVCYTDFGQTADTYIEKTCADFRYDSRKFKQRLIVATSDRAQQLTVVGYGAEWMSAEKLANEVEFAARRVQSKLKPKKRSAGRLLMHSIDPDAQKRLEDMRFGKDQPR encoded by the coding sequence ATGCCACGTTCCGCACCACAGGCACTTCTATTGGTGGACGGCTATAACATAGTCGGAGCTTGGCATGAGTTGAAAGCGATCCGCGATCGAGACGGACTAGAAGAATCCCGACGGAAATTAGTCGAAGCGCTGATTGGGTATAGCTCCTATCAGAATTTTGAAACTCATGTGGTGTTTGACGCGCAGTATCGGGATTGTCCGACGAATCGCGAGGAGATTACCAAGCACTTATTTGTGTGCTACACCGATTTTGGACAAACCGCAGATACGTATATTGAGAAAACTTGTGCGGATTTTCGGTATGACAGTCGCAAGTTTAAGCAGCGGTTGATTGTGGCGACTAGCGATCGCGCTCAGCAATTAACCGTGGTCGGATATGGAGCCGAGTGGATGTCTGCGGAAAAATTGGCGAATGAAGTCGAGTTTGCAGCGCGGCGGGTTCAGAGTAAGTTGAAACCGAAGAAGCGATCAGCGGGACGATTGTTGATGCACTCGATCGATCCCGATGCTCAGAAGCGCTTAGAAGATATGCGATTCGGAAAAGATCAACCGCGCTGA
- a CDS encoding YcfA family protein (similar to AA sequence:cyanobase_aa:PCC8801_2943), with product MGSALPVMSGREVVRVFESLGWEAVRQTGSHIIMTKDEEMVTLSIPDHREVAKGTLRSLIRTAGLTVEEFVAAKQLVDCGLKHSRADATDFCALFQGYLPLLISPPPTKKNKPHRKSVPVAR from the coding sequence ATGGGTTCTGCTTTACCTGTTATGAGTGGGCGAGAAGTTGTGCGCGTCTTTGAATCGTTGGGGTGGGAAGCTGTGCGGCAGACGGGCAGCCACATTATTATGACGAAGGACGAAGAGATGGTCACGCTTTCGATTCCTGATCACCGTGAAGTAGCGAAGGGAACTTTGCGAAGTTTGATTCGCACTGCTGGATTAACCGTAGAAGAATTTGTTGCCGCCAAGCAGCTCGTAGATTGCGGACTAAAACACAGTAGAGCAGATGCTACAGATTTTTGTGCTTTGTTTCAGGGTTATCTACCGCTGCTGATTTCCCCACCCCCCACTAAGAAAAACAAACCACACCGAAAATCTGTCCCCGTTGCTCGGTAA
- a CDS encoding TRAP dicarboxylate transporter- DctP subunit (similar to AA sequence:cyanobase_aa:PCC7424_1951), whose protein sequence is MKRRIFVLGSAIASGSSLTACTIRKRGVATAGTALPSVRWRMATSWPKSLETIFGGAETVCRRISEMTDGRFVIQPFAAGEIVPGLQVLDAVQNGTVECGHTASYYYTGKNPALAFGCAVPFGLNAQQQNAWLYHGGGLDAMQKLYSDFNIINFPAGNTGVQMGGWFKRRVNSIADLKGLKMRIPGLGGEVMSRLGVNVQVLPGGEIYLALDRGAIDAAEWVGPYDDEKLGLHKAAKFYYYPGWWEPGPTLETQINLNAWRKLPKEYQEVFKTAAFEANVNMLAQYDALNREAIARLIVGGTQLTPYSKEIMQAAQKASFELYEGNAAKNNTFKQVYGQWKQFRDQVYQWNKINELSFSDFSLGSGS, encoded by the coding sequence ATGAAGCGTAGAATTTTTGTCTTGGGAAGCGCGATCGCATCCGGTAGCAGCTTAACGGCTTGTACGATTCGTAAACGGGGTGTGGCAACGGCGGGAACGGCTTTACCGTCGGTGAGATGGCGCATGGCAACCAGTTGGCCCAAATCACTAGAGACGATTTTTGGCGGGGCGGAAACGGTGTGTCGGCGCATTTCAGAAATGACCGATGGACGATTTGTGATTCAGCCGTTTGCCGCTGGGGAAATTGTGCCGGGATTGCAAGTGTTAGATGCGGTGCAGAATGGCACAGTCGAATGTGGACATACCGCGAGTTACTATTACACCGGGAAAAATCCAGCGTTAGCGTTTGGCTGTGCGGTTCCGTTTGGGCTGAATGCTCAACAGCAAAATGCTTGGCTGTATCACGGGGGCGGACTCGACGCGATGCAAAAGCTGTACTCGGATTTCAATATTATTAACTTTCCGGCGGGTAATACTGGGGTGCAGATGGGCGGCTGGTTTAAGCGGCGGGTGAACTCGATCGCCGATCTCAAAGGCTTAAAGATGCGAATTCCCGGTCTCGGTGGCGAAGTGATGTCCAGGTTGGGCGTGAATGTGCAGGTGCTTCCGGGCGGCGAGATTTATTTGGCGTTGGATCGAGGCGCGATCGATGCGGCGGAATGGGTGGGTCCGTATGATGATGAAAAGCTCGGTTTGCATAAAGCGGCGAAGTTTTACTATTACCCTGGCTGGTGGGAACCGGGTCCGACGTTGGAAACGCAGATTAATTTGAATGCGTGGCGGAAGTTGCCGAAAGAGTATCAGGAAGTGTTCAAAACGGCGGCGTTTGAGGCGAATGTGAATATGTTGGCGCAGTATGATGCGCTAAATCGAGAAGCGATCGCTCGTCTAATTGTAGGCGGGACGCAGTTGACTCCGTACAGTAAAGAGATTATGCAGGCGGCTCAGAAGGCTTCGTTTGAACTGTACGAGGGGAATGCGGCGAAGAATAATACGTTTAAGCAGGTGTATGGGCAGTGGAAGCAGTTTCGCGATCAGGTTTATCAGTGGAACAAGATTAATGAGTTGAGCTTTTCGGATTTCTCGTTGGGGTCGGGGAGTTGA
- a CDS encoding hypothetical protein (similar to AA sequence:cyanobase_aa:ssr1473) — MDDSIQPILLQEDGVIDLSGKNLGIISDRIVRVNALLNTIKRHLGDKREWLNEGFECEMLAPGGIWQKGRIRLQLEFHPEQPNELFDSCQQIEASQNH, encoded by the coding sequence ATGGACGATTCTATACAGCCAATTCTTTTGCAAGAGGACGGAGTTATCGATCTGTCTGGCAAGAATTTGGGGATAATTTCCGATCGCATTGTGAGAGTCAATGCACTTCTTAATACCATCAAGCGTCATCTTGGCGACAAGCGAGAGTGGCTTAATGAGGGATTTGAGTGTGAAATGTTAGCTCCAGGCGGAATTTGGCAGAAAGGCAGAATCAGGTTGCAGCTTGAGTTCCACCCTGAACAACCAAATGAGCTATTTGATTCGTGTCAACAGATTGAAGCATCTCAAAATCATTAA
- a CDS encoding hypothetical protein (protein of unknown function UPF0150;~similar to AA sequence:cyanobase_aa:PCC8801_2942) — protein MKFSVTLDRDEDGVWVVECPSIPGCVSQGQTKQEALENIKDAIAACLQVRAERGMPLTVETHQVEVVA, from the coding sequence ATGAAGTTTAGCGTAACGCTTGATCGGGATGAGGATGGAGTCTGGGTTGTGGAGTGTCCCAGTATTCCCGGATGTGTAAGTCAGGGTCAGACGAAACAGGAAGCTCTTGAGAATATCAAAGATGCGATCGCTGCGTGTCTACAGGTTCGGGCAGAGCGTGGAATGCCGCTGACTGTAGAAACGCATCAGGTTGAGGTCGTCGCCTAA
- a CDS encoding hypothetical protein (similar to AA sequence:cyanobase_aa:Ava_4563), with product MMQPELPPNLNGEDIIQFYQSGLGSPPEMMKLNRFQDVINSILRSSELNDTIASALAEADVNTFTWERAHHWFKDGVGCELLKLGDARWRSGKIRMQVTLEFVPDEVASEQMSQESCDVSPLAEIRQEISSQGLNV from the coding sequence ATGATGCAGCCCGAACTTCCGCCAAATTTGAATGGCGAGGATATTATTCAGTTCTATCAATCAGGATTAGGCTCCCCACCGGAGATGATGAAGTTAAATCGGTTTCAGGATGTCATCAATTCGATTCTCAGAAGCAGCGAACTGAACGATACTATTGCTTCGGCACTTGCTGAAGCAGACGTAAATACCTTTACATGGGAACGTGCCCACCATTGGTTCAAAGATGGTGTAGGTTGTGAATTGCTAAAACTCGGCGACGCTCGGTGGCGCAGTGGAAAGATCAGGATGCAAGTAACTCTGGAATTTGTGCCTGATGAAGTTGCCTCTGAGCAAATGTCACAAGAAAGCTGTGATGTGTCGCCACTGGCTGAAATTCGACAGGAAATTTCAAGTCAAGGTTTGAATGTCTAA
- a CDS encoding alpha/beta hydrolase fold protein (similar to AA sequence:cyanobase_aa:Cyan7425_0450): MLGFVALFGLFVGVVGFGAIYQTLATRRDRRKFLPPGKMIEVHGNRLHYQAMGAGQPTVVIESGQGATHLDWQLVQPEIAKFTQIVTYDRAGYGWSDLSANPRTAQHIVDDLRQLLQNAGIAPPYVLVGMSLSGIFVRLFAYQYPEEVAGMVLVSVAHERMYESMPPDMVKLNQQFDWLAIHVLPIAARIGLFRLLVTLDRLPLAAGLFKKLRPDLQFAAKSIYARTQFWQTLGQESAGFPTSLQQIEKVRGACSFPNIPLRVLSSGKPDFGASLELIESMQALDADLARESPQGVQVIVEQSGHAIQLDEPEQVIDAIRQVVEQARYGSRCDK, encoded by the coding sequence ATGCTGGGGTTCGTTGCGCTCTTTGGGTTATTCGTTGGAGTCGTTGGATTCGGCGCAATTTATCAAACGCTTGCGACCCGGCGCGATCGTCGTAAATTTTTACCACCTGGAAAAATGATCGAGGTGCATGGAAATCGCCTACATTACCAAGCGATGGGAGCAGGACAGCCGACCGTCGTGATTGAAAGTGGGCAGGGAGCCACTCATCTCGATTGGCAACTCGTTCAACCTGAAATCGCCAAATTCACGCAAATCGTCACTTATGATCGTGCGGGATATGGGTGGAGTGATTTAAGTGCAAATCCGCGCACGGCTCAACACATTGTCGATGACTTACGCCAACTTTTACAGAATGCTGGAATTGCACCGCCCTATGTTCTTGTTGGAATGTCCTTGAGTGGCATCTTTGTTCGATTGTTTGCCTATCAATATCCAGAAGAAGTTGCGGGAATGGTTTTAGTCTCTGTTGCACACGAGCGAATGTACGAATCAATGCCTCCAGATATGGTCAAGCTGAATCAGCAATTTGATTGGTTGGCAATTCACGTCTTACCGATCGCAGCGAGAATTGGCTTGTTTCGGTTGTTGGTTACGTTAGATCGATTACCCTTAGCCGCAGGGCTATTCAAAAAACTTCGCCCCGACCTGCAATTTGCTGCCAAGTCTATCTATGCAAGAACTCAGTTTTGGCAAACACTGGGTCAAGAATCTGCTGGCTTTCCAACGAGCTTGCAACAGATTGAGAAAGTCCGTGGTGCTTGTTCCTTTCCAAATATTCCTTTGCGAGTCTTATCCTCTGGAAAGCCCGACTTTGGGGCATCTCTGGAATTGATTGAATCGATGCAGGCATTAGATGCAGATTTAGCCCGTGAGTCACCCCAAGGCGTTCAAGTCATTGTGGAGCAAAGCGGTCATGCGATTCAGTTAGATGAGCCAGAGCAAGTCATTGATGCGATTCGTCAAGTCGTTGAGCAAGCGCGTTATGGGTCTCGGTGCGACAAATGA